CGATCCCGCGTCGCCAAAGAGCTTCATCGAAGATATCGAAGCCACCGACAGTCTTCGCAAGCTCGTACTGCCGCCGCATGCCTTCCGCGCGCTTAATCTTTCCAGCTCTCATGAGAGCGACGATGGCCTGTATCTGCGGCTCAATTCTCGCGTATTCGGCATCATGGTTGGCTGTCTGACATCCCGCCAGCACAGCGCAGGCAGCAAGCACGAGCATCATTCGTCGCATGGCGTCCTCTCGCGATTAAAGCAGCGGGCATGACCCAGCGCCGGTCTAAGCCGCCGCAAGCTTTACTTCGCAACACTGCCGCTCGCTCTGATACACCGCAAGGACTGTGCGGGCGGCGGGTTGAACATCAGGCCACCTCGTGCGTGGTCGAGAGCCTGACCCGGTGAAATGATGCCGACCGCCGCCGGTTCGCAACGGACCGTCCTTGGTTGATGCCGACCCGGCCTATCAGGGCCGCTTGGGTTGCCACTCACGCGCCAGATTCTGGGCTTCCGCGATTTGTTCGGGGGTCATGACCTTTGCAAGCTCATCCCTATCTCTCGCAGCATGTCCAACCTCCTGCGCGGCTGACAAGTTGAACCACATGTGTGCGCGGACATAATCCTGCGGCACGCCCGCGCCTTCCATGTACATGACGCCGACATTGAACTGCGCGAAGGCGTTGCCTTGGTCTGCCGCGAGGCGATACCACTTCAGCGCCTCGGCGTGGTTCTGCGGTACGCCCTGGCCATTGCTGTACATGAAGCCAAGAAAGTACTGCGCCTCGGCGTTGCCTTGGTCTGCCGCGAGGCGATGCCACTTCAACGCCTCAGCGTAATCCTGCGGCACTCCATCGCCATTGCGGTACATGGCGCCGAGCATGAGCTGCGCCTCGGCGTTGCCTTGGTCTGCCGCGAGGCGATACCACTTCAGCGCCTCGGCGTGGTTCTGCGGTACGCCCTGGCCATTGCTGTACATGAAGCCAAGATTGAACTGCGCGTTGGCGTTGCCTTGATCGGCCAGCGGACGCAAGTGCCGCAGCACGGCAGAGTACATAGCGGCAACGTCCTCAGACGGTCCTGCCGCCACAGGTGCGGCAAGGCTCAACAGCAGAACGATGGCGGCAAAGGCCGCTCGCGTCCATGCGGTCCAAGTCGATGGCTGCGAAACGCGATGCCGTCCGCCGCCACTCACCTGTCCGCCGCAGTGCTGCTCGCCATTCATGCTATCGTTGTCCTGTCCTCGCCGCTAGTGCGCCGTCTTACCACGCACGCCAGCGTCGAGCTTGAGATTGCCAGCCAAACAGTTGTTCTACGTCGCCACGCTGTGGCGGTTGCGCGAGAGCAGCGACAAGAAGACGCAGTCTTCACTGACAGTGGGGCAGCCGATGGCAAAACAGCGCTTGGCAGGCCCGCCACGAAAAGTTGAGCACTGGCGATTTGGTCGGAAGGTCTGCGCGTGTGCGGCGCAGCGCGCGCTGGCGTTGG
Above is a genomic segment from Bosea sp. NBC_00550 containing:
- a CDS encoding tetratricopeptide repeat protein, producing MNGEQHCGGQVSGGGRHRVSQPSTWTAWTRAAFAAIVLLLSLAAPVAAGPSEDVAAMYSAVLRHLRPLADQGNANAQFNLGFMYSNGQGVPQNHAEALKWYRLAADQGNAEAQLMLGAMYRNGDGVPQDYAEALKWHRLAADQGNAEAQYFLGFMYSNGQGVPQNHAEALKWYRLAADQGNAFAQFNVGVMYMEGAGVPQDYVRAHMWFNLSAAQEVGHAARDRDELAKVMTPEQIAEAQNLAREWQPKRP